One segment of Tenrec ecaudatus isolate mTenEca1 chromosome 1, mTenEca1.hap1, whole genome shotgun sequence DNA contains the following:
- the GPR25 gene encoding putative G-protein coupled receptor 25 — MAGAESRSPSPWEGSGDYSGSGALEELRLCPSWDLPYGYAYIPALYLAAFAVGLAGNAFVVWLLAQRRGPRRLVDTFVLHLAVADLGFVLTLPLWAAATAQGGRWPFGAALCKLSSFALTCTRCAGALLLAGMSVDRYLAVVKLLDARPLRTPRCALAACCGVWAAALLAGLPALAYRGLQPLPGGLRGRQCGEEPSDAFQGLSLLLLLLTFVLPLAVTLFCYCRISRRLRRPPHLGRARRTSLRIIFAVVGTFVGSWLPFSALRAVFHLARLRVLPLPLPCPLVLALRWGLTLATCLAFVHSCANPVIYLLLDRSFRARVRRGACRGVGSLVRRGSSASSFSWEDSSVFRSRPCSSGPPQPVRSVAGPHRCPLPLPGTRAGKE; from the exons ATGGCCGGCGCCGAGTCCCGCAGCCCCAGCCCCTGGGAGGGGTCCGGTGACTACTccggctcgggcgccctagaggAGCTGAGGCTGTGCCCGTCGTGGGACCTGCCCTATGGCTACGCCTACATCCCCGCGCTCTACCTGGCGGCCTTCGCCGTGGGCCTGGCGGGCAACGCCTTCGTGGTGTGGCTGCTGGCCCAGCGACGAGGCCCGCGGCGGCTCGTGGACACCTTCGTGCTGCACCTGGCCGTCGCCGACCTGGGCTTCGTGCTCACGCTGCCGCTGTGGGCCGCGGCGACGGCGCAGGGCGGCCGCTGGCCCTTCGGCGCGGCCCTGTGCAAGCTCAGCAGCTTCGCGCTGACCTGCACGCGCTGCGCCGGCGCGCTGCTGCTGGCCGGCATGAGCGTGGACCGCTACCTGGCCGTGGTGAAGCTGCTCGACGCGCGCCCGCTGCGCACCCCGCGCTGCGCGCTGGCCGCCTGCTGCGGCGTCTGGGCCGCGGCGCTGCTGGCCGGCCTGCCCGCGCTGGCCTACCGCGGCCTGCAGCCGCTCCCCGGGGGCCTGCGGGGCCGCCAGTGCGGGGAGGAGCCCTCGGACGCCTTCCAGGGCCtcagcctgctgctgctgctgctgaccttCGTCCTGCCGCTGGCCGTCACCCTCTTCTGCTACTGCCGCATCTCGCGCCGCCTGCGCCGGCCGCCGCACCTGGGCCGCGCCCGGAGGACCTCGCTGCGCATCATCTTCGCCGTCGTCGGCACGTTCGTGGGCTCCTGGCTGCCCTTCAGCGCCCTGCGGGCCGTCTTCCACCTGGCACGGCTGCGGGtgctgccgctgccgctgccCTGCCCGCTGGTGCTGGCGCTGCGCTGGGGCCTCACCCTGGCCACCTGCCTGGCATTCGTCCACAGCTGCGCCAACCCGGTCATCTACCTCCTGCTGGACCGCTCGTTCCGCGCGCGGGTGCGGCGCGGGGCCTGCCGGGGCGTGGGCAGCTTGGTGCGCAGGGGCAGCtcggcctcctccttctcctgggaGGACAGCTCCGTGTTCCGGAGCCGGCCCTGCAGCTCGGGCCCGCCCCAGCCCGTGCGCTCAGTCGCCGGGCCCCACCGCTGCCCGCTGCCGCTGCCGGGGACGCGGG CAGGCAAGGAATGA